A genomic segment from Burkholderia plantarii encodes:
- the alr gene encoding alanine racemase, protein MPRPIVAQIRPAAVRHNLAIIRRKAAGARIWAVVKANAYGHGIERIYPALADADGIALLDLDEAVRVRELGWTRPVLLLEGLFDASDLAIADRYRLTVAVHGDEQLDMLTNARPARPIDIQLKMNSGMNRLGFRPHAFRAAWERASATPSVGRIALMTHFANADEGEVAWQTQQFDAATEGLPGERSLSNSAAVLWHPDAHRDWVRPGTILYGASPTGAARHIADTGLVPAMTLTSRLIGVQTIEENETVGYGRRFAAKRTMRIGVVACGYADGYPRHAQTGTPIAVDGIMTRVVGRVSMDMLTVDLTPCPNAQVGSPVELWGEQVRVDDVAEASGTIGYELICAIARRVPVVVEPLVDAPPLDVPVLRTGSYGR, encoded by the coding sequence ATGCCCCGTCCCATCGTCGCCCAGATTCGTCCCGCCGCCGTTCGCCACAATCTCGCCATCATCCGGCGCAAGGCCGCCGGAGCGCGCATCTGGGCCGTCGTGAAGGCGAACGCCTACGGCCACGGCATCGAGCGGATCTATCCGGCGCTCGCCGACGCCGACGGCATCGCGCTGCTCGACCTCGACGAGGCCGTGCGCGTGCGCGAACTCGGCTGGACCCGGCCGGTGCTGCTGCTCGAGGGGCTGTTCGACGCGTCCGACCTCGCGATCGCGGACCGCTACCGGCTCACGGTGGCGGTCCACGGCGACGAGCAGCTCGACATGCTCACGAACGCGCGCCCCGCCCGGCCGATCGACATCCAGCTCAAGATGAATTCCGGCATGAACCGCCTCGGCTTCCGGCCGCATGCGTTTCGGGCAGCGTGGGAGCGCGCCTCGGCCACGCCGTCGGTGGGCCGGATCGCGTTGATGACGCACTTCGCGAACGCCGACGAAGGCGAGGTGGCCTGGCAGACCCAGCAGTTCGACGCCGCCACCGAGGGCCTGCCCGGCGAGCGCTCGCTGTCGAACTCGGCCGCGGTGCTCTGGCATCCGGACGCGCACCGCGACTGGGTGCGGCCCGGCACGATCCTGTACGGCGCCTCGCCTACCGGCGCCGCGCGCCACATCGCCGACACCGGCCTGGTGCCGGCCATGACGCTGACGAGCCGGCTGATCGGCGTGCAGACGATCGAGGAGAACGAGACGGTGGGCTACGGCCGGCGCTTCGCGGCCAAGCGCACGATGCGCATCGGCGTGGTGGCGTGCGGCTACGCGGACGGCTATCCGCGCCACGCGCAGACCGGCACGCCGATCGCCGTCGACGGCATCATGACGCGCGTGGTCGGGCGCGTCTCGATGGACATGCTGACGGTGGACCTGACGCCGTGCCCGAACGCGCAAGTGGGTTCGCCGGTCGAGCTGTGGGGCGAGCAGGTGCGCGTGGACGACGTGGCCGAGGCGTCGGGCACGATCGGCTACGAGCTGATCTGCGCGATTGCGCGGCGCGTGCCGGTGGTGGTGGAACCGCTGGTGGACGCGCCGCCGCTCGACGTGCCGGTGCTGCGCACCGGCAGCTACGGGCGCTGA